One part of the Salvelinus sp. IW2-2015 linkage group LG28, ASM291031v2, whole genome shotgun sequence genome encodes these proteins:
- the cdc40 gene encoding LOW QUALITY PROTEIN: pre-mRNA-processing factor 17 (The sequence of the model RefSeq protein was modified relative to this genomic sequence to represent the inferred CDS: substituted 1 base at 1 genomic stop codon), whose protein sequence is MAATLVSYWSDSDSDNETKSHVIPEKVDPDALAQLQPLKSGKTMSLAVLNSAPEVAVKEAVETGVHLDPSLKEVTYNPTYETMFAPELGPVNPYKSQQMAAPRNMLSGYAEPAHVNNFMFEQQRRTFSTFGYALDPSVDTSQNSSNSYIGAVDEAEKKKGLTVFEVGPKKTDKRKKVQGGEANDIDNYLGPWAKYADEKDGAKPSEEEQKELDEITAKRQKKGRNEEEAPAEEKTILHVKDAYDYQGRSYLHVPQDVGINLRTADIPDKCYLPKKQIHVWSGHTKGVSAIRLFPVSGHLLLSCSMDCKVKLWEVYNERRCIRTFIGHSKAVRDICFNNTGSQYMSAAYDRYLKLWDTETGQCISRFTNRKVPYCVKFNPDEDKQNLFVAGMSDKKIVQWDARTGEVVQEYDRHLGAVNTITFVDENRRFVSTSDDKSLRVWEWDIPVDFKXIAEPSMHSMPXVTLSPNGKWLACQSMDNQILIFGAQNRFRLNKKKIFKGHMVAGYACQVDFSPDMSYVVSGDADGKLNIWDWKTTKLYHRIKAHDKVCISALWHPHETSKVITCGWDGQIKLWD, encoded by the exons ATGGCGGCCACCCTCGTTTCGTACTGGAGCGATTCAGATTCAGATAATGAGACCAAATCTCATGTTATTCCCGAAAAGGTTGACCCCGATGCTCTGGCACARCTTCAACCGTTGAAATCTggcaaaacaatgtcactggctGTCCTCAATTCAGCTCCCGAGGTCGCCGTAAAG GAGGCTGTGGAGACTGGCGTACATCTGGACCCCTCTCTCAAAGAGGTCACCTACAACCCCACATATGAAACCATGTTTGCACCAGAG TTGGGTCCTGTCAACCCATATAAAAGTCAACAGATGGCTGCACCCAGGAATATGCTGTCTGGCTATGCAGAGCCTGCTCACGTCAACAACTTTATGTTTGAACAGCAGAGGAGGACCTTCTCCACCTTTG GCTATGCTCTGGATCCGTCTGTGGATACAAGCCAAAACTCCTCCAATAGCTACATCGGTGCAGTGGACGAGGCAGAGAAAAAGAAAG GATTGACTGTGTTTGAGGTTGGCCCAAAGAAGACTGACAAGAGGAAAAAGGTGCAAGGAGGTGAAGCAAATGACATTGACAATTACCTCGGGCCCTGGGCGAAATACGCGGATGAAAAGGACGGCGCCAAACCATCAGAG GAGGAACAGAAGGAGCTGGACGAGATCACAGCCAAGAGGCAGAAGAAGGGAAGGAACGAGGAAGAGGCTCCGGCGGAGGAGAAGACCATTCTCCATG TCAAAGATGCGTACGACTACCAGGGGAGGTCATACCTCCACGTACCCCAAGACGTGGGCATCAACCTGCGTACTGCAGACATCCCAGACAAGTGTTACCTGCCCAAGAAACAGATCCACGTCTGGTCTGGACACACCaag gGGGTCAGTGCTATCCGTCTGTTTCCTGTGTCAGGTCACCTGCTGCTCTCCTGCTCTATGGACTGTAAGGTCAAG tTGTGGGAGGTGTATAACGAGAGGAGGTGCATACGGACATTTATCG gCCACAGTAAAGCAGTGCGGGATATCTGCTTCAACAACACTGGGTCTCAGTACATGAGTGCAGCCTACGACCGCTACCTCAAACTCTGGGACACCGAGACGG GCCAGTGCATCTCCCGCTTCACCAACAGAAAGGTGCCATACTGCGTCAAGTTCAACCCAGACGAGGACAAGCAGAATCTGTTTGTGGCTGGCATGTCAGATAAGAAGATTGTTCAG TGGGACGCGAGGACAGGAGAGGTGGTTCAGGAGTATGACCGTCACCTGGGAGCGGTCAACACCATCACATTTGTGGATGAGAACCGCCGTTTCGTCAGCACGTCTGACGACAAGTCCCTCCGCGTGTGGGAGTG GGACATTCCCGTGGACTTCAAGTARATCGCAGAGCCCAGTATGCACTCAATGCCTYCTGTAACACTCTCACCCAATG GTAAGTGGCTGGCCTGCCAGTCCATGGACAACCAAATCCTGATCTTTGGAGCCCAGAACCGTTTCCGTCTGAacaagaagaagatcttcaagggCCACATGGTGGCTGGCTACGCCTGCCAGGTGGACTTCTCCCCAGACATGAG cTATGTGGTGTCTGGCGATGCGGATGGGAAGCTGAATATCTGGGACTGGAAGACCACCAAGCTGTATCACCGGATCAAGGCCCACGACAAGGTGTGCATCAGCGCCCTGTGGCATCCTCATGAGACCTCCAAGGTCATCACCTGTGGCTGGGACGGACAGATCAAACTCTGGGACTAG